ctgaaagagaaaaaaatcagcaacaTGAACGAACTTGCACTCTTCATAAAAGGAAGCCAGGTGAAGAGAGAAGACACCAGCTGAATCCGAAAGAACCCCagacttaaaaaagcaaaatatgcaGAATTTTGGTATTCTAGCtcaataagcaaaacatgaacaCCTGTGATTACAGATGATGTCAAAAGTATTTACACAATAAAGGAGCTTGTAGAGATCAAACCCAGAAGCACACAGGTTTCAGCATACCATAAATTTCTACATTTCCTAGATGCACAACCGCTCAAAGTTGCTATAAAAATGGCATCAACAAAATCATCCAATAAACAAGAAgtgaaaattaagataaaacCTTTTCGAACATGGTAGCTGTCCAAAGAAGTACGGTAAATCAGACAACAAGAGCATTTATTTATTGGCTTAACCTATTATGTTTCAGGTCGTAATTCTTTTAATATCTGCAGGAAAAAGTACCCTAACAGACATCTATGATGTTAAACTATGCTTTAATCCTGATGTCTTTTTCCGTCACTGCCAGCAATTAGCAATACACTCACTTGTTTCACCTTTTCCTCAAAGTCAGCATCATTATGGTCTGAAATCATCTGTGCAAGTCGAATCTGTTCCGCAGTGGCCTAAGAATGGAGATGAGTTCAAGAAAGCATGATCAAGAGACAACAGTTTAGAGAAATAAGAGGGACCTATGTAGTCAATAATCCACCCTACCTCTCAGCCCAATTTCCTTCTCCTTgttacaaatgaccaataaagtGCTAACACCAGTTAAGATGCTTACCTctgcaaaatgacaaaaaaataaacaatgaaccTGTCACCATTCCACTCTACAATCCCTAAAAAAGCAGGGAGCTTTTTCACCAATGTTCACAGTTAAAGAAGCTCCCATTGTGGGATCACAGCACCTCTTTTAAACATCCGTGCCTTAAATAATTGACATTAATATATTTGCAAAGTCATGTATAAACCCCGTTCCTGTTTCTGCAAGGACCAATGCCACCCTCTTATATCTGGCCTGACGATAACCTAAGATTTAGTCTGAGGAAAACGCTACCTTAGAGATACAAAGTACAGGACCCCTTCTCTCCAAGTCTCAGAATAcagcatcaaaaaacaaaaagcaagcatGCTCATCATGGCCTACCACAACAGTCATCAGGCCCTAAGTAAAGAGGAGAGGCAAggactagaaaacaaaataaaaaatgcaaaccaaTAGTCCAGAGCAGAGAATGATGCTGCACTGGATGGGAACCAGTATCAATCAGCAATGCTGGCAACGGATCCCTTGGGTTCTTTACCTGTGGCcgctgcttgtgctgtgtctggttttggttcTGAGGTTGTTCCCAGTTTCCCCGGGCTCGGTTCGTGCCCACCGACGTCATCATTTACAGTATATACAAATAACAGTATTTACAAGGTAGAAtactgaaagattaaaaaaaaattcagatattAAATATGGGCAAAACAGGTTTTCAACCTCTTTCATCAGCACCTTCAACCAAACATGTTCACCAACCAAGAAGAGTCATCTGTTCTTGAGACATACTCAGTTTGATAAATTCCTTAAGGAACAATTGTTAGTAGTCCAtttttatagaagaaatatataaagcataGGTGACGTGCCGGTTTAAGTCATGCGCATGGTTTGGTTACTAGTCCCTATATGCAGTTTTGTGAAGTTTCGCAAAACAATGTTAATAATCAAAAGCTTTCTACACACAAATATCTAAAGCCCCTTTGACAAAAGGAAAGCTAATcagcaaaacctggaaacaaaagCCTTCCAGGAAGGGAACTTAATCTATactccaaacaaataaaaacaatttaaaatagagAAACTCAATCTACCTAGGAAAACCGCCCTACCTCCCTTACAATATGTAAATTGCATGCAACCCCCATCACTTGGGAAGGGACAAGCTCAAGTCTAGATTTCCTCCCTCAagcgcgcgcactctctctcgcgcgcgctcgctctctctctctctctctctctcgtcatGCAGTGGGTGCTTCCATAACCTTCAACAAGGCAAGTATTAGCCCCAGTGACTCTGCTCAAGAATCTCAGTTCCCTGGATAATTCCAACACACTATTTTTGCAACTACTTTCTGTTGCTGTCCTAGTCCACTGTTCTGAGGCACCAGAATTGCGATTACCCTTTACCACTCACCTTAATATACAGAGAATTCCAAATCTGTCCCAAACCAAAAGGGTCTGGCACAAAGTTTTTATTTGCAAGAAAGGGCTTCTAGGATATCATTTTAAACGAGACATTACTGCCAGCAAGAGGACTTTGTTGAGACAGAAAACACACAGGGCCTTCCCAAAACTAGAACGGTTTTTGTTATTAACACTTCCAGCAGGCTACGATTCTCCTGAATTTAAGTTCCTTCCGTTCATACTTTGCTTTATATCGCAACCTCAGCTGCTGCGGtgagtaaacaaagaaaatactccTCCTACGACAGAGTGGCTCAAAATCAGATGTTAATCTGCATGGTTTTATTCCCTTCCAAAGAAGGTAcgtttatattttctgttctacATGTAACTTTTTTCATTAATGAAACTTTATACGGGATAATTCTAGACTCCCCAAAAGCCATTGCTGGATTTGAGAGACATAGGTTGGGCCTCTAAAGAAATACAGAAGGATTAATTATTAGGGAAGTGAATCTTACTGTTTCTCAGGTCTCAAAGAAAACGAACTTCCCTGAAGATAAATTCTTCACCAAAGCGGATCAAGAGGCTGCAGAGGTCTCTCTTTTGATGCAGTCATTCAGACTGAAGAGTTTTACATTCTCTATCaccaaaatttttaagaaaatttcagaGCTAATTCTTTAACCCTTACCTCTTTCTGCTACATATGTGCACACAAAGGCCTGTAAATATTTCTAGCTACTACAAAACTATTTGCTACACAAATAGTCCATCTTCCCAGACTAGTCAAGTTtcaacactcacacacacaccaaaaaacatgTGTTCTTTAACCAGTACCCCTGGattcaaatcaaagaaaaaaattaaaattagacgAAAACTATTATGCTTTTAAATAATTGGCTCTAAAATGAAATCTCTAATGGAAATAAACACTCCTGTAGCTTACAAATACTGCTTTCTACTTCTCTTGTGATTTCAACTTAATAAGTTAATACTAGATATGAATGCTGTGACTAGCAATATGAACTCCATATACCATACCGGTCAATGTAGATATATTAAAAAGTCATCTTGAAAGCCACATAATGactcaagggaaataaaatgaaacaaaacagtcCAGAAGACTCCCTCTGTTAACTTCAATTTCTCTCTTACAAGTGCTTTGAAATGTGCGACTAAGAAAACTTTACCACCTAGGTAGTAACAACACTGAGCAGCAGGTCAAAATTAAATGATCTGGGATGGATAACTGGAGGGCACAAAATTAGTAGCCTTTTCGTGGCAAGCAGGGACACATACCTAGAGTTATCACAGTGGAGAGGAAGAATCTTGTTAAGtatttttccttagaaaataaaaatatttacggGCAACATGTGAGAAGTGTTGGAGACCCAAGGAAAAGTGCAGGAATACAGGTTTCAACACAGGAGTGCCTTTGACCATTTTTTGAAAAccagctacttaaaaaaaatagccaaagaaattttacagaaaaaaataaaaatcaagtatttattgagtatctactatgtgtccagtactttagaaaatacaaaagccATAGGACTTGGTtgctgccctcagggagcttacaaTCTAAGTAGAGAAACAATTCAGACACTCAAGCTGGACTGGGGTAGCTACCTGTAACAGAACAGCTGATTCCCCTGGATGTTTTGTGGAAATGACCCCTGCATCCCCTCGTCCACAAACTTGAATCTCGTTTTAAAAAGCGTACTTGCCAGTTAGGGCACATTTAGCAAAAAAGGGGCTTTAGGAGTCAGCAACAGTACATGTTAAGGTCTCTCATCCTCAGTTACATGACAGCAGTACTCGCTGCTCACAAGGGAAACGGTCACTGGCACGGTCCGCTCTTTTAAGGACAATGGTGTAGCATCTCAAACCCGCTGTAGCAACCCACGCGTAACCAACACGTTCCGGTTCTCCGGTGATGCTGGCTGTCACGGACCCCCATCATCTGCCAGCAAGTCACACCACACATCCCCACGGCGGGATAAGGACGGTGAAAGGTGGACGGGGAGAGAACAAAAAAAAGGATTTCTCCATCCAGTAATCGGGGCACTCAGAGGCAAAAAacggtaacaacaacaacaacaacaacaacaacaaaagagccTGCTCCTGTggtgtttttccttccccatcaCCCTACACCAGAGGTGGCTACTTTTCGAGACGGGTGGCGGAGCGGTCTCCTCCCGTTTGTGACATCAGTTTGCAAAGCCATTTAGGGACTGTCCACAAAGTGAAGGGTCTGAGGAAATTCGGGATTCCTGTCCTATTACGAGAAGAGCGGACCCGCACCCCAGGGCTCCAGGGACGTCCCTCGGGCGTAACACACCCTGTGGGGGTCGGCCCGCCCAGCTTCCCCAACAACATCCTAATCGTCCGGGGTCCCCCAAACTCCAGCGTGGGCCACGGCACGCTTGCGACAGCGGCAGGGAAGCCGTCCCCCATGCCGGGGCGCTGAGAAAGCAGGACGGGCGGTAAGAGGAGCTGACAAAGAGGCTGGAAGCGGACAGGGGACGCGAGCCCACGCGTGGAGGATGGGAGGCTCGCCCCGCTCAGCGCCACATCGGGAGCTCCCGGGGCCAATCGCCGCCTCACCTCCCACCCGGAACAAATTAATCCTCCGCACTCCGAACTGAGGGCCACATGGGGGGGAGTTCGGGGCAGCTCCACCCCGccgtcctccctccccccccccccgccacccccaaaCCAGGCCGGATCCGGATCCGAGAAGGCCCGCAGCGGGCTGGCTGCAAAGGGACGCCGGCCCCCGCGGCGTCCTCACGGCAGCGGCCGGGCCGGAGAGGGCCCTACCTCAGGCGGGGCCCAGGCCGCGCTCGCTCGCGCTCTTCCTCGCTCTCCCCGCTCGGGCTCTAGCCGCATGGCCCCCCCGCTCCGGCCGCCCAAGCCCCGCCCCGGCCACGCTCCCAAATCGAGGCCCCGGCTCCGGCGCGGCCCACTAGGCCGCAAATCCAACCATAAACAAAACCTCCGGCGGCCAActagggggggagggggctgggtagGGCGCCGGGCTCGCACGACCGGGAGGGGTGTCCAGTGGGGGAGCACACGGGGCGGGGGGCCGACTGGGGGGGGGCCCGGCGGGGTacgggagaagggagggaggggaaagggagaccGCGGATTTAAAGGGGCCGCGGACAATACCCGGCCCCGCcgcgctgccgctgccgccgccgccgccgccaacGCCGCTGCGCTCCCAACTTTACCTCAGTCTCCTCCACACTGACACCCCGGGCCGCGCCGCCCCTGTCACGTGATGTAAggttccctcctccccaccccctccctcctttcccctcgcGCGCTCGCTCTCGCGCCTTCCCCCTCCCACTTGCCTGCCTGCGTCCCCCGGCACGTGACGCGAAAAGGGACGCGCACGCAAGCGCGCGCGCACTGCCCGCCACGAGCCGCGGCGCTGCGGCTCCGCGCGTCCGCCCCGCCTCCGCCGCGTGACGCACTGTCGGCATCCGCTTCCTGTTCCTGGCGCCGTCCGGCGTCGCCCGGCGTCTCGGCGCGCGCCGGTGCGGGCCTGGGTCACGTGCTGGGGGCAGCGGGAAGGCGGCGTTCTGGTTTCCTGGGCCCCCGTCCGCCATGTTTTCAGCCCGGCTGAGCGTCGGTGTTTCCCCGTGAGGAAATGGCCGGGGAGTTTCGGGGAGCCCAGGCGCCGGGGCCTCGGCGGAGCCCAGGCTGACCCGGAGCGGTTGTGCGCGGGGCGGGAGGCCATGGCGTCCGGCAGTAACTGGTTGTCCGGCGTGAACGTCGTGCTGGTGATGGCCTACGGGAGCCTGGTGAGGAGACCCCGCGTCCCGGCCCTCCGCCCCCAGCCGCTCGCTCACCCACCTGCGCCTGCCCTGGGCTGGGACTCGTACCTGCCCCCGGAGCGCCTGGGGGGCCGagcgccctgcccctcccccctggccCCCGGGCGTGCCCCGAAGCAGCCCTGAGCGCTTGCAGCTGGGGACCTCAAAGGAagacgtgcccccccccccccttttttaaaaattactgtgttTTTGCTAAAGATACTGTCCTTTTTTCCTATCTCTTGGACAGGTGTTCGTActgctgtttatttttgtgaagaggCAAATCATGCGCTTTGCAATGAAATCCCGAAGGGGACCTCATGTCCCCGTGGGACACAACGCCCCCAAGGTAGGTCCTTAAGGCACGAGGTCGGCCTGGTTCTGCAGCTCCGTCAGGGCCTAGAGTGAGATGGCCTTCGCCTTTGAGATGGCTTTGGTTCCCAAGTTCCCTTGTCGCTCTCGCCGCGCTCGGCCGGAGAGATAACGGTCGGCGTGGCTCTGGCTTCCGCTCCCCCTGCTGCGGCACAGCGTGCACTTGGCGCAGAAGCAACAGTTTTTGCATCTGCGGAGTGAAGGATTTGGACTAAAATTTGCCAACTCTGTGGACAGAGTTCGCAAGCTCAACGTGCCGCCCAGTGTTTCCTGTTTTAAGGTTTGCCTTAGGGCGGCAGGTTAGCCCCAGGTCACGGAGAAGGATCTGCCGCTGCACTACCTTCCATTCCTGGGGGCCTCATCAATCCCCTAGTCCCCCTAGTCCTTCGCGTTAGGAGCTGAAACCTGAGAAGGAAGGAGCTTACCCCAGGACATGCCCAAGGTGAATAGTCCAGGAGTCTTCACACTTTCTCCAGTAACTATCTtcctttccttggcttgtagatctCTACTGATGACATTTTCTCCGTCTCCCAGACCTCTTTCCTGagttccctgtttttatatgtaCCGCCTTTGTAGCATTTCCACAAACCTAAGCTGGAAATCAGAGGTCTAAACGCCACCCCCAGTCCTGCTTCTGTCTTCGGCTTCTGGCTCTCTCTGATCCAAGGATCCAGCCGGGATCCGGCTACACATGTTAGGTTTCCAGTCTTTGCATGTGCTGTTGTTGGGGCATACAGTggtctttggttttctcttgGCTAGCTGATTTGCTCTTTAGATCTTAGCTCAAATGTTGTTTCCTCCGAAGAAGAGAGTTTACTACCTGTATTAAAGtaggtgatcttttttttttctcatagtatCCCGTTTTTCTGGATACAGTTTTATCAcagattttcttttgtgtttgtctGCTTGTTTAATGCTTACCTTTCATGAGACCATAAGCTTCAGGAATGCAGGCACCATGCCAGTTTTGTTCACAGTAAAGCCAGGGCCTGTGTGTAGTGGGTGCTCAGTAACGTGTTACTGAGTGATAAACAGGTTAGTGGGAGAACCGGAGCTAGTACACAGTTCGCTCAACTCCTGGCTGTGTGTCCTTTCAACAACCAGTGCTgtcagtcttccttttttttccgtTCTTGGCTGATGTATTTCACGGAAAGCCTTAAGGAATGTGTCATGGTGTAAAAACTCAACGGTGCTTCTTCTATGTTCCCTCAGTTCTCCAGATGCCACCTGCCATCCATAAGACGGTTATAGGGTTGGCTACCAGTACACCATGATCCAATCAAAACTttgattattggggcgcctgggtggctcagtcggttaaacgtccaacttctcaggtcatgatctgacagtttgtgagttcaagccccgcgttgggctctatgctggcagctcggagcctggagcgtgcttcagattctgtgtctgtctgtctctctctttcaaaaatagtatttttaaaaatctttttaaaaaccttgatgATTTTGGAACATCCTGGACTAGATAAGatccctttccttttaaaaaattctctcatttaaatttgtattcagcagctcttcctgcccatgggtcctgtccccatgctttaatagaatgacctttttgcaccaaaaaataaaaataataaaaaataagtttgcaTTCGTTGCTAGTGGAAGTGTAAATTAGTAAAACTTCTTTGGCCAATAACCAGGTATTATCTAGTAAGATTACACATGTACCTAATCCCATGGTGCAGGAGTTCCACTCTTACCATACAGAAAGTAATTTTTGTTCGTGTTGTACCAGAGGACATGGAAGAATATTCGTGGGGCAGGgcctgcctggatggctcagttggataagtgtcccaacttcagctcaggtcatgatgtcttggttcctgagttcgagccctgcatcaggctctctgctgtcagcacagagcctgcttaaaattctctgtcccccctcccctctgcgcccctctctctctctctctctctctctcaaaaataaaacatttaaaaaaaaatttttttaagaatatccATGGCAGCAATTGTGATATTTCCAGAAGAAATTCTTTGGCCAAACATCTACTCAAGAATATATCtatgatttatttgtattttggaataCTAGGAGTGAAAGTAAGCTCGACAATGCAAACGTATGGACACACATGAAtttctaaagcatttttttatttgtaaaatgttttaacatttatctttgtgagagagagtgtgtgcaagcgggagggcggggaggggagaatccccagcaggctccgggctctgaaccgtcagcacagaacccaacgtggagctcaaacccacgatcgtgagatcatgacctgagccaaagtcggacgcttaactgactaagccacccaggtgccccaattctaaagcatttttaaaaaagaaaaagacaaacatgagtgaatctcaaaaacatgctgaGTAAAAAAAGCCAGCAAGCCATTCAAAAAAGAGTATCTTTTGTTccgttccatttatatgaaattctggaaCACACAACTGTATCGTTAAAAAGTACATAATTATTGCCTGGAGCAGGGAAAGAGGTTGACTGCAGAGGGACATGGAGAacgttttggggtgatggaaatgttctgtcttGGTTGCAGTGGTGGTTGAGTGGGTGTatttatttgtcaaaactcagtcCACGCAAATTGGTTGCGTTTTATTCCATGTAAGTTCTAACTtagtaaagtatttaaaattttgaaaagacaaGTTGCTGAGgaattcaaaaagtattttttcatttgtgtgaaGTTTGAAACCAGACAAAGGTAAACAGCTTGTTCAGGTTGATATGTGATAAGACAGTGAAGAAAAGTAAGATTGTTGACAAATGAACATTGGGGGTGTTGCATTTAATCAGAACTAGGCACACATGGCTTCAGGAGAGCAGACATAGATGTTCATCTTCACAGTTTTCATAATTACTTAAAACGTACGTAGCACGTATTTCACATATGATCTATTCCACAGTGGCAGTTGCTAAAAAGTTACaggaagtggggcgcctgggtgactcagtcggttaaacgtctgacttcggctcacgtcatggtttcacggtccatgagttcgagccccgcatcgggctctgtgctgacagttcagagcctggggcctacttcggcttctgtgtctccctctctctccgtctctctcccactcacgtgctgtctctcaaataataaatgttaaaaaaaaacattttttttttaaagttacaagaagaaaaatctgctGGGGCTCTGGCAGCCCTTTTAAGTGAGAGAGATGGACGTGGACTTAACAGTGGTTGCTTCGGGGTGAGTGAGGGGTGACTGTAGTATCTCTTCGAAGTCTGTATCATGGATGTGAATtaacctacttaaaaaattaagtgtacTCCAGAAGAAAGCTTTTAGAAGTCCTGTGATCCACCAGGTAGGGTAGTCCCCAAACTGTTGGAAACCACATACAGGTATCCTCACAGATTTTTAGATTATGATTTTCacttgctgtccagtttttctcttcctccagaaGTTTGTTAGAACACCTAACCAAGATCCTAAATCCAGTTGAGTCAGAAATCATGTTGATGCCATAGAACTTGAGGAAATTCTGGCAGGTCAAAGGTCTAGCTTAGAGGGTTGCGTgcgtggctctgtcagttgagtgtccgactctttgttttggctcaggtcataatctcacgatttgtgggttcaagccccacgtggggttctgcgctgctagtgcagagcctgcttgggattctctgtccacccgcccctcccttgctcacacactagctgtctctttctttctcaaaataaactttacaaaaatttttttaaacggaGCTAGGTTAGAGGTGTGCAGTTGGAGGAAGTTCTTAGAGAACCCGAGCCTATCCTTATATTTTTCAGCCTGACCTGGCAATGTTACCAGCAGATGAGCATTTTTTGTGCTGCTTTTGTCATAGCTGCTCGCTTGCTCTGCCCCATTTCGAGGCTGACGGGAAGCAGAGTACAGGATAAGTGATCGCACGCTCTTTTCTCTGTGTGAACAGGACTTGAGAGAGGAGATTGACATTCGGCTGTCCAGGGTTCAAGACATCAAGTATGAACCTCCGCTCCTTGCAGACGGCGATGCGAGACTGCTCCAGCTGGAAGCCCAGGGAAATCAGAGTATGTGGCGTGCTCTCGGAGGACGCTTGAGTGAGGAATCCCATGCGTTCAGAATTCCTTtgctctctgagctgtcagcatagctgCTGGGTACCTGTGGTTCCTCTGTTGCCGGGCACATGTGAGATGTGGGGAGGCAGTTTATTGGCTTGCTGGAGTTTGAGGAATCTGAGGTCATGCCTACGACCAGTCTCTTTCTCAACAGGCTGCTACAACTACCTGTACAGGATGAGAGCCCTGGACGCCGTCCGCGCCTCTGGTAGGGGCGACTTGATGGGAGGCTGAGGGCCTggcctgggagggggtgggagggctgtGTATATTAGAGCTTATGCTTCTTCTGCCCCCCGCTGGGACGAATTTCCTGGAGTTTTGAGAGTACTGGGTTATTTTGTCTAAGGAAATGATGGCGGCAAGTTATTTCTTCTTCAAAGGGtggatttgttttattgtttagacCTTTAGTTTCGTGAACCGGATGGTGGtaatttgcttgtttttctaCACAAGACAAGTGACACCCACGCTTTTTCAGTAAGACCGAGATAAATGGTTCTTGAATTTTTTCTACCTTGTGACCGTTGTCAAGTGTGCTTTGTTTCTGCTGAAACGTGGTTTACGTCTCAGAGCCGGAgtgagtgggggggggatggAAAGGAGACACTGTCGGTACCATCAGTGGAGCCTATGGTTGTGTTGCCAGCACCCCGTGACCGCTCAGACGCGCTCTGGGCCTCCGGTCGTCTTCATTCCATTAGAATTGCCCCCCAGTTCACTCATTCAACCCATTCCTAAATTTGGAAGGTTAACTAAAAAGACTAACGAACGGGAGAAGGGTTATCACCGTGCTGTGTGATTGTCTCCTCAGAGATCCCGTTTCATGCTGAAGGCAGGCATCCCCGTTCCTTAATGGGCAAGAATTTCCGCTCCTACCTGCTAGATCTGCGGAACACTAGTACTCCTTTTAAGGGTGTGCGCAAGGCCCTCATCGACACCCTGCTGGATGGCTATGAGACAGCCCGCTATGGGACGGGGGTAAGCCGGATGGCCACTTTTTCCTTCAGGGGACTACAGGGATGCCCCAGCCTGAGGGAGCcccactcttccttcctctttcctcaggTCTTTGGGCAGAGTGAGTACCTGCGCTACCAGGAGGCCCTGAGTGAGCTGGCCGCCGTGTAAGTGTGGGGGGCGGGTACTGGAGACGACACCGGTGGTGCTGGCCCACCCCCAGCAAGATGCCCTTCGTGAGCAGTAGTAACAAAATCACAATGCCGAGCTGTCTCGTTCTGCCTTGCTTGCCTCTGAAAGCGTGTGCTGCTCTATAAGAACACAGTAGGAGAAGCTTCTCCTACTTTTgtgctccctctttttttttttttttttttttttagttcagctCAGTAAAATGTCAGAATTGGTGTAAAATGTAGACCAGCAAAGGGAataaagttggggcacctgggtggctcagttaagtgtccgacttctgctcaggtcataatctcatggtcgttcgggctctgtgctcacggcttggagcctagagcctgcttccaatgttgtgtctccctctctctctgcccctcccctactcacactctgtctctctcaaaaataaacattacaaaaatttaaaggggGGGGCTaaggttccttttttcttttttttaatgtttcttttgagagagagagagagagacaaagcatgagtggggaaggggcagagagagggagacacagaatatgaggcagactccaggctcataGCTATCAGCGCAGAGTCGATGTGAGATTCAAACtgaagaaccatgagattatgacctgagccctaagttggacgcttaaccgactgagccacccaggcgcctccagggaataaagttatttttatttttttttaatggtaactGGATCCTGGacgcttttaaaaaaattttttttgagagagagtacaagcgtgagaggggcagagagagagggagacacagaatccaaaacaggctctgagctgtcagcacagagcccaacacagggctgaaactctcgaactgtgagatcatgacctgagccgaagtcggacgcttcactgacagccccccaggtgtcccagaataaAGTTTTTCAATACAGAGATTCTTCCTCTTTCAGGTTCCAGTGTTTTCCTTTCATGTCTTGGTCTGATAACAATCACACGTGCCCCTCCACCCCATTTTTATTACCACTCACAGCTTTAGGAACCTTGTTTGAAACTAAGGGCATCACTAAAGCATCAGCTGTTGAGTTTTTGTGTAATAGGAATCACGACTTTTGTCTGACAGTGTTTAAAACATGCGCTGGCGTGGGTTCATGGTGTTGTTCATACAGATGTTCAAAGGGTGCAGAGGGAAAGCCCatgtagaaataaaaagttaGTTACCAGCCTTGAAAAGAACCGTGTCCATTTTCTGCCGTGTTGAATAAGGCTCTTTCTGAAAAGGTAAGGAGTATGTCTgtcctgtcttttctctgttcttaAAACTAAACTACCTTGTTCCAAAAACAAAGGGTTTGGTAAAAACTGCTCAGAAGaggagtgagagcaggggaagacgAGGAAGGGTGCTTGTTCTGGAGGTCAGGCAGAAGGCCTGTTCAAAGCATGG
Above is a window of Neofelis nebulosa isolate mNeoNeb1 chromosome 15, mNeoNeb1.pri, whole genome shotgun sequence DNA encoding:
- the C15H1orf43 gene encoding protein C1orf43 homolog isoform X3, whose product is MASGSNWLSGVNVVLVMAYGSLVFVLLFIFVKRQIMRFAMKSRRGPHVPVGHNAPKLQEEKSAGALAALLSERDGRGLNSGCFGDLREEIDIRLSRVQDIKYEPPLLADGDARLLQLEAQGNQSCYNYLYRMRALDAVRASEIPFHAEGRHPRSLMGKNFRSYLLDLRNTSTPFKGVRKALIDTLLDGYETARYGTGGQSTKRELSETAPVSRQRPNPVS
- the C15H1orf43 gene encoding protein C1orf43 homolog isoform X1, whose translation is MASGSNWLSGVNVVLVMAYGSLVFVLLFIFVKRQIMRFAMKSRRGPHVPVGHNAPKLQEEKSAGALAALLSERDGRGLNSGCFGDLREEIDIRLSRVQDIKYEPPLLADGDARLLQLEAQGNQSCYNYLYRMRALDAVRASEIPFHAEGRHPRSLMGKNFRSYLLDLRNTSTPFKGVRKALIDTLLDGYETARYGTGVFGQSEYLRYQEALSELAAVVKARSGSSQRQHQSAAKDLTQSPEVSPTTIQVTYLPSSQKSKRAKHFLELKSFKDNYNTLESTL
- the C15H1orf43 gene encoding protein C1orf43 homolog isoform X2 — its product is MASGSNWLSGVNVVLVMAYGSLVFVLLFIFVKRQIMRFAMKSRRGPHVPVGHNAPKDLREEIDIRLSRVQDIKYEPPLLADGDARLLQLEAQGNQSCYNYLYRMRALDAVRASEIPFHAEGRHPRSLMGKNFRSYLLDLRNTSTPFKGVRKALIDTLLDGYETARYGTGVFGQSEYLRYQEALSELAAVVKARSGSSQRQHQSAAKDLTQSPEVSPTTIQVTYLPSSQKSKRAKHFLELKSFKDNYNTLESTL